The following DNA comes from Hymenobacter siberiensis.
CACCAAAGAATTTATATTACTGAGGATAAGGGCGACCAGGCTATGGGCCAGCACCCGATGGGCAGTTTCGTTGAGGTGCGACGTGTCGACGAACATCTGGCGGTCGGGACGCAGCACCCGGTGCGAATCCAGCCAGTACCGGTTGGGCAGGTTGGCCAGAAGCCCCCGAAATAGCCAGCCGCCGAAATTCCGCAGTGCGTTGTCGGCCGGAACGAGGCAGGGAAACGGCGACAAAAAGACAAACGCCGTATTGGGGTGCTGCCGCATGCAGTCGTTCAGGGCCCGAAAGCTACGGCGGTATCGGGCCGAAAATACCCACAGCGCCGCCGTGAGCAGGCCCGTGGCCGTGATGCGGACGTAGTAGGCCAATCGGCCGATGGGAAGGGCCGGCCCCACGCTGCTCATTGGCTGGGCCGCGCCGGCGAGGGGCTTTTTGCTACTGGGTCGGATGCCCAATGCCCGGCACAGCTGGTGCCCCAGGCTCCGCCAGCTGGCCGAGAACTCGTGGTTGCCCAACTGCAGCACCACATGCGAGGGGTGCAGTGCGCTAATGGCTGCCAGGTGCTCGGGCAGTTGCACAAAGGACAGGTTAGGCACCTGCGCCACCACTTCGCCCTGGAGCAGTTCGGCGAGCAGTTTCGGAAAAGCATGGTCGGAGGAGATTGCATAGCCCGCCACGTGGCAGCCACCCAGGACAATTATTTCAATACGCTTCATGCGGCAGAATGGGGGGAAAGCCCCTTTAAGAAGTCAGTTAAGTGCTTGCTCCAAATTAAACAGTTGATGCATTTGACACAACTAACTGATAATAAACAAGTAAAAAATACTATCAGCTAAAAGCTAATGGTTCGGCACTTAGAAATTAGAATCGATAGAAGATGCAAGATGCACTCGATTTTCTGAACTGCACTATATTCTGTTTAAATTATCTTTTTTCTACAAATCCTTGTTTACTTTCAGGGGGTTGTAAGCTATGGAGGTAGTGGCTAGAGCCAAGGCTTATAACAGATACTACTGTTCAGAATACAGGAACAAGGTCTTGGAACGTCCCCCGGCGCATGGAACAGCCCGTTATTACTTCGTCGGTGGCGCCGTTGCGGTGCTTGGCCACGTCGAACAATACCGTGTCGTGGGTCGGGCTACCGTCTTCGTATTCGGTAATGTCGTAGTACTTAAAAGCGCCAACAAGCAGTTAACTAGTCCGGAAAAAGCAGCACGGTTGAGCGGCTTTTTCCGGACTGGCCGAGAGCGGATGCGGGAACTATCGCAATCAGGGCTGCCGGTGAACTGCCGGTGCTGGCCGGCTTCGTCAGTGCAACGTTCGGCGCGCCGAAGGAGCCGCAATGCTATTTACTTCGCCCCGCAGCTAGCGGGAGTGGTTAACTGGATATTTAACAACGGGTTATGGCAAAGGTTTAAGCCGGCGCACCCTACGCCGGCAATTCTGGTATGCCGAGCTTAGCCGCTCGCATCGGGCCAT
Coding sequences within:
- a CDS encoding SGNH/GDSL hydrolase family protein gives rise to the protein MKRIEIIVLGGCHVAGYAISSDHAFPKLLAELLQGEVVAQVPNLSFVQLPEHLAAISALHPSHVVLQLGNHEFSASWRSLGHQLCRALGIRPSSKKPLAGAAQPMSSVGPALPIGRLAYYVRITATGLLTAALWVFSARYRRSFRALNDCMRQHPNTAFVFLSPFPCLVPADNALRNFGGWLFRGLLANLPNRYWLDSHRVLRPDRQMFVDTSHLNETAHRVLAHSLVALILSNINSLV